The Strix uralensis isolate ZFMK-TIS-50842 chromosome 13, bStrUra1, whole genome shotgun sequence genome window below encodes:
- the SERTM2 gene encoding serine-rich and transmembrane domain-containing 2: MTEIYFKFRGNLTGRVHFPTLATEVDTTADKYSSLYVYVGLFLTLLAILLILLFSMLLRLKHVISPITTSPEGTENIQQFTDVEMHSRIPTT; this comes from the coding sequence ATGACTGAGATTTATTTCAAATTCCGTGGAAACCTGACTGGCCGCGTCCACTTTCCAACTCTGGCTACAGAAGTAGACACAACAGCAGATAAATACTCCAGCCTGTATGTGTACGTGGGATTGTTCCTAACACTTCTGGCTATCCTTCTCATATTGCTTTTCTCCATGCTCTTGCGCCTGAAGCATGTTATTTCCCCAATCACCACATCTCCAGAGGGCACTGAGAACATCCAGCAGTTCACGGATGTGGAAATGCACAGCAGGATTCCTACCACTTAG